The Paenibacillus amylolyticus genome contains the following window.
AGGTGTCTGGAAAGGCATGAACCTGGACGGTGGTGGCTCCACCACAATGGTTACACGTCCGTTAGGTGAGCAAACCGCCGGTCTGACATTCAACACAGAGTATGGCACGGAGCAACGTCAGGTCGTAAACACGCTGGGGGTGTTCTCTACGGCTCCAGCAGGTAAACTGAAGGGCTTTGCCGTGAGTGGCAGCCAAACGTTGCTGGTGGGACAAGAGGGCAAGTACACAGCCAAAGGATATGACACCTACTACAACCCGATCGCAACAGGCGATATCAGCATGTCCTGGAAGTCCAGCAACAACGGCATCGTCAGTGTCAGCAACGGCACGATCAAAGGCGTGAAGCCAGGTACAGCAACGCTGACGGCAACCAGCAATGGAGCTTCATCCTCCATCAAAGTATCGGTACTGGGTGGAAGTGAACTCGCTTCCCTGACAGCAGGATCGGGCCTGGGTTCGCTCAAAGCGGGCACAACGATGTCCATTCCGGTAACGGCCACGACGAAGAGCGGACAAAGTGTGACGGTTCCGGCCGATTCGCTGACATGGGAATTTATCGGGTTCAAAGGTAAAGTGACGGCTGACCAATTAACCGTATCCTCCGTCAATTCTGGTGCACAAGTGGGATATGCGATTGGTCGTTATGATGGTTACAGCACAGTCGTTGTGCTCTCGGCTTCTGCAAGCGAAACAATCTGGGAAAACTTCGAAAATGTGAATTATCCGATCAACTTTACAACGAATGCAGCGGGTGTGACCGGTTCGGCAAGCGTTACGGCAGGAACGGGTGAGAAAGCCGGCTCCAACGTGTTGCAACTCGGTTATGATATGACTGCGGGTAAAGGCAAAATGTATGCTTATGCGCAACTGAATGGTTCCACAGGTAGAGAGGTATCTGCTGCGGCGACATCGATGTCGATGGATGTTATGGGAGATAAGAGCCTGAACTGGCTGCGTGCCGAATTCACGGATGCCAATGGCAAAACCGTATATGCGGATCTCGCCAAGGCGATTGACTGGAATGGCTGGAAGAAGCTGAGCGTGGACCTGAACGGACTGAACATTGCCTTCCCGGCGAAGCTGAAGCGGGTCTATGTGGTGAATGTGGAAGAGGGCCAGGATGAGCGTGCGAAATCAGGTACGGTTGCTTTTGACAACATCGCATTCACGATGCCTTCCAAATCCAGTGAAGTTGGATTGCCTACAGGGACAGCTTCGCTTGTACTCGGACAGAAGTCGATGACGGTGAACGGCACCAAAAAGGCTATTGATGCAGCACCAGTCTTGAAAAATGGTACGACCTATGTACCCATCAAGCATGTTTTGGATGCTTTTGGTGGTCAGGCAAGCTGGGACAGCAAAAATCAGCGGATCACAGTATTACGTGGGAGCAAGCTGATTGATCTGGTTGTTGGGCAGAAAGAATTCATTCTGAATGGTAAAAGACAGAGCGCAACTGTTGCACCATACGTAACGGGTGGTAGGACTTTAGTCCCGCTTAGACTCGTTTCCGAGCAACTTGGACTGACTGTAAAATGGGAACAGAAAACGA
Protein-coding sequences here:
- a CDS encoding stalk domain-containing protein yields the protein MLGKHGKQLEDVKSSKVKKWAIVTLAGVIWIAPVMSAGGQMWSGTSWQSVAAAASTNTSKLSEEILTSGAKLMKYRYTTTRSGSKVNVLADVIQVDLQNPYVKLDVMTGKGGNLNSKQSTGAMAKENGAVAAVNGDYFNVSGELAPIGGQVSDGVLVSTPSELSGMYALTVTKDGKPMIDEYSFDGTVKAQDGSTFALRGINKEDYTVESGAVKYSHANSMYIYTPAWTSTKRPNDPSTTPTEVLVQNGVITQISDKKALNMTVPQDGYILRAHGTAATWIMSHLSVGQTLDADYKLKAKTTGQSVDPSNLEMMIGGHTILVNGGKAASFSRDIAASGIGGIRARTAVGYSQDGRYVYIIAAEKNSNSSGMSLTELQSFMTSVGVWKGMNLDGGGSTTMVTRPLGEQTAGLTFNTEYGTEQRQVVNTLGVFSTAPAGKLKGFAVSGSQTLLVGQEGKYTAKGYDTYYNPIATGDISMSWKSSNNGIVSVSNGTIKGVKPGTATLTATSNGASSSIKVSVLGGSELASLTAGSGLGSLKAGTTMSIPVTATTKSGQSVTVPADSLTWEFIGFKGKVTADQLTVSSVNSGAQVGYAIGRYDGYSTVVVLSASASETIWENFENVNYPINFTTNAAGVTGSASVTAGTGEKAGSNVLQLGYDMTAGKGKMYAYAQLNGSTGREVSAAATSMSMDVMGDKSLNWLRAEFTDANGKTVYADLAKAIDWNGWKKLSVDLNGLNIAFPAKLKRVYVVNVEEGQDERAKSGTVAFDNIAFTMPSKSSEVGLPTGTASLVLGQKSMTVNGTKKAIDAAPVLKNGTTYVPIKHVLDAFGGQASWDSKNQRITVLRGSKLIDLVVGQKEFILNGKRQSATVAPYVTGGRTLVPLRLVSEQLGLTVKWEQKTKTVTISS